One genomic segment of Sminthopsis crassicaudata isolate SCR6 chromosome 2, ASM4859323v1, whole genome shotgun sequence includes these proteins:
- the COX5B gene encoding cytochrome c oxidase subunit 5B, mitochondrial, protein MASRLLRGAGALAVQTLKACGPVRTAARSMAKGGGIPSDEEQATGLEREIMMAARNDLDPYNMHAPKAAPGTQEEPNLVPSITDKRIVGCICEEDNSAVIWFWLHKGETQRCPNCGTHYKLIPHQLGH, encoded by the exons ATGGCTTCAAGGTTACTGCGGGGTGCCGGGGCTCTGGCCGTCCAGACTTTGAAGGCCTGCGGGCCGGTTCGGACGGCTGCCCGCTCCATGGCGAAGGGAGGAG GTATCCCTTCTGATGAGGAGCAGGCAACTGGCTTGGAGAGAGAGATTATGATGGCTGCAAGGAATGATTTG GATCCCTACAATATGCATGCCCCAAAGGCAGCTCCAGGGACTCAAGAGGAGCccaatctggtcccttccatcACTGACAAGCGAATAGTAGGCTGTATCT GTGAAGAGGACAACAGTGCAGTAATCTGGTTCTGGCTTCACAAAGGCGAGACACAGCGTTGTCCTAATTGTGGGACCCATTACAAGTTGATACCCCACCAGTTGGGCCACTAA